One Vigna unguiculata cultivar IT97K-499-35 chromosome 11, ASM411807v1, whole genome shotgun sequence DNA window includes the following coding sequences:
- the LOC114168789 gene encoding uncharacterized protein LOC114168789 has translation MAAIISRRLRSTLTSSLLKPCRFSSSSSITSFSQNPSFPIFKPSQNPLSPFIPFSFLSSSKQFSSSSSSESDEARKPTADPCQAQAQAQSPYPSQNPNFKHQEIEGPTVERDLSPLATETRVVLETMMRNMYRLSHALAAMGLVHLVLGAWITYLTKSDPLTEVSVQSLAAFAFPFSVAFMLRRALKPVVFFRKMEEQGRLQILTLTLQTAKQLDALFARARVVSLLCVFGVAVGVGIAVASKFT, from the coding sequence ATGGCCGCCATAATTTCGCGAAGACTAAGGTCAACCTTAACCTCCTCGCTCCTAAAACCCTGTcgtttttcttcatcttcttcaatcACTTCGTTTTCCCAAAACCCTAGTTTCCCAATTTTCAAACCCTCCCAAAATCCACTCTCTCCCTTCATCCCCTTCAGCTTTCTCTCATCATCAAAGCaattttcctcttcttcttcttcagaaTCCGATGAAGCCCGCAAGCCTACAGCAGACCCATGCCAAgcacaagcccaagcccaaagCCCGTACCCAAGCCAAAACCCAAACTTCAAGCATCAGGAGATCGAAGGCCCCACAGTGGAACGAGACCTCTCCCCGCTCGCGACCGAGACGCGCGTGGTTCTGGAAACCATGATGAGGAACATGTACAGGCTAAGCCACGCGCTCGCTGCAATGGGTCTGGTCCACCTCGTTCTCGGCGCGTGGATCACGTACCTGACGAAATCGGATCCCCTAACGGAGGTGTCGGTGCAGAGTCTTGCGGCGTTCGCGTTTCCGTTCTCGGTGGCGTTCATGCTGCGGCGCGCGCTGAAGCCGGTTGTGTTCTTCAGGAAGATGGAGGAGCAAGGGAGGTTGCAGATCCTCACGCTCACGCTCCAAACCGCGAAGCAGTTGGACGCGCTCTTCGCTAGGGCTCGTGTGGTTTCTCTGCTGTGCGTTTTTGGTGTTGCCGTTGGAGTGGGAATTGCAGTGGCTTCCAAATTTACTTGA